cactgtccattctttaaaataatggacagttttttaaacttattggACACTTACAGGTAACTTTTtggatttattttcaaatctaCAAGCACTTTATGCCATATAATGGTTTAAAATAACAAAGGATTgcataacaaaaatgttttaatgatagtttgattgaattaattttatctttaaatattatttatcatgattcatatgggggtttctcgacattcttgtcgaaaaagtccaaaaattcatattattaaaatgtgcgtaattcagaTTAGAAACtgcatgtacttgtcatgcaaaataacatatcattgattttaaaataaataaacatcgacaaaatcaactcccgtcagttctttagtactatgattatttatttgagtgtccaagatacactcaacaaagatttaaactttttaatcaaTTGTATGACAATGGTGTACCTTTTCATATTAACTATATTCTTTATGGTAGTTCTGACTTTTCATACAACTTTAATTGTAGGTGTCAGAGTAGCGTAGTGGACACTGCACTCGCTtgtcaccgctgcgacccgagttcgatccccgtgatcgacagtggtgGTATGTGATAGGGTCTggtggtcgcccgcttggacacgtgggttctctccgggtacttcggcttcttcccacaccaaaaCCCCTCGCGCTAACCatgctaacatccgtgccaacgagagatattaatataagatgtagaacttgcttatcaatcgttgtaaaataaacatcagttttttgtttttgttttttttaaattgtaaaattgtttcttatGTTCATAGTTATATTATAGCTTCTAAgcgtttttgatttttttttttcaaatgggctggatcatgacACCAATATTCTATGTATGTCTGTCGGTATGAATGAATGAGGTGATGGGTTTATAAATGTAGGAATGAATGTGGTCATGTATATGCTAAAACTAAACAACAAGTTAATTtatcatcatatgacaaaagtcaatatagtcaatatttattatccaattatcctttgtcttgtaagcaaatatatcaataatatatcactgtaaactggtaaattatactatatactatattctatgattattttataacaccacttcttgactttgtattttggagagggtttatataggctttgcctgttTCCTTttccatttgattactcaataaaatatgtttaaattaaagatttttaaaaaatcattttttgaattgtAAATATTACTAAAAATAACAGCAcagtttcataacatttttaagagtgttgttattaagagtttttaataatttattaaacaatttactccaattagtttgcccttgaataagaaatgtgtcaacaacacactatgcccccaggataatctaagtatcaaaacaatctattgttataagaagtgctaaacaccccaatcccctacCCTTTGCTATGTCCCAAAGGAATacgagacagacatgcacctttaaaagcaaagtgaatgcactgtccatccatgatgaaaatcaatatcacttccaatattataacccatttgaaaataaatttacttacttattctctctctctctcttgtatattaagtacactgtatgttagtttggactgatagaaaatacaagattcatgtattttttctataattgcacgtaatatatcctaagataaagatcgtcaaacagtacttttcagtccaagcttcgactgctcctgtaaaacatttatttagtatagctgggaagatttttGACGGCGTCAGTATAACATGCAGGGAAAAATTTCCGAAGGCAAGTTCCAATCAAGTGTGTGTgaagttttacttttgatagcCCATATCCTTTTGACGACGGAATTGTAATATTGGGGTTATTTCCTGAAGGGCAGTCGCACTGTAATAAAACGAAAATAAAATTCGGGTTTCGTAATAAGGTggaattttgttttatggatCTTTAAAGTATCATTTCTGAAACATGACTTCGGAGCAGTCTCCCATggtagtcggagattaacggagacagccgagcgtctggttgaacgagacaagagttcaaaattgcttggatccagacatgtgtataatttttagaaatatttcgattactgaaacatagtttgatggaatttattctatctttaaatattacacaacatgattcatatgtggttttctcgaaattctcgtcggaaaagttcgagaattcatattataaaaatgtgcacaattcaaatacagattgaAAACTACTTGACATGCAAAATAAcgtatcgttgattttaaaattaataataatcgataaaatcaactcccgtcagtgcTTTGATTGTAAATGTTGTTAGTGAATTCGCTTTTTCTTTTGCCAAATGAAAACTGTATAATACAAGTTAGGATAATActtggtaatacatgtaaatgcttacTGGTATGTAAACTATGACCTTGGTTCACGATTACAAAGTTCTTCACATTGTCATAGCTTACAAAGCATTATTGACAAACCTAAATAATTTCAAGTTACttgtacaaaaatttaaatctttttaaaatagtttaatttaaaattacaacAAGTATTAGAGGGATTGGCTCTATCTACAGCTTGCTAGATACTAGTAAGCTAACaatctcaaatatttaatttaaattaagaaaCAGACAAGAAGATCAATGGTGTTCAttgatttaatcaatatatacatgaaaacatgtaaatttcaaacacaatacTCACAGAAGTAAATGATAATGGACTTCACTACATGAAATCAATGAGATATTCAATGGTATTAGCATGATTTTGGGTATTACTTGGAAACAGTAATAAATTGTCACTATAACACTCATGTCTTTCGGGAAAAACCATGCTGCACTCCAAAAAGACTGTCTTCTATTCAACACATCCTCTCTGCTTAAgattcttttcattttcatgatATCATCAGAAAGCAGTGTAGTTTGGATTTCCCATATTACCGCCCATATTGCCCATGCCTCCGCCCATGTTGCCCATACCCCCACCCATATTGCCCATACCACCCCCCATGTTGCCCATTCCACCTCCAAAATTGTTCATCCCTCctgtaaaatatcaaacataCCAGTATTATGTAGGgtacaatataaacatatttgatGACAAGTTACATACAATTGCAAATATCATTGCAACTGTATTTTAAACTCTAAATAGATTTTACCTTCAAAATCCTCTGATTCATCAAAGTCTTCTCCATCACCGTAACCCCCACCCATGTTTCCCATGTTCCCTACCCCTCCCCCGTTGAATCCACCACCAGGTCCATAATTCTGTCGTCCAGTTGGTGTGGAATTTAAAAAGAGCTCTATGTATCTGtgctctgtaaaaaaaaaacaatggcaATATTATGaacgtttatttttaattcctgGATCATCAGCAAACAAAGAACTTTTATATATTaccaaatttcaattttttgcaaGTTTCGAAAATACATATTCATGTACTTACGCATATTTTTCTTGTGTCGGGACATGGCTTCCACTGCATCAGAATGAGTTTTGAAGTCAACATTGGCCTCTCCTGTTGGTCTTCCATTTGGTGCGAACTCAAACTCTACTCTAACAGGGGTCAATGGAGAAAAGAACTGTGGAAATCAGAAATACATTGTAAGATTTAAAATACAACCACAACTTTTTCAGCACAAAGAACAGTATAATAAACTTGTTTCAGTAAATCATAAAATCAACTATAGTTTCACAACAACAGACTTACATCTGCTATGTCGGACTCGAGGGCTTGGAAAGGGAGTCCCCTCATGTGTACAGAGTGACCAGTCCGGCTGACGTAGTGACTGCCTGGGGTAGCTCCTCTCTGTCGATTGCCACCTCCCATCCCGCTCCCTCCCATTCCACCCCCCATGccccctcctcctcctcctcccaTACGTCCGCCCATGCCTGGGCCCATTCCCCCTTCTCCACCCATCATGTTCATTCTTCCTCTCTGTTGCTGCTGCCTCATCCCCATGGGACCTCGGCGGTTCATGCCACCACCTCCACTGCCAAAGCCTGGTCCTGGTCCGTAGCCACCATTGAAATCATCAAAGTCATCTTCAAAGAATCCTAAACAATTGACCAGAAGAGCCAtgacagaatatatatatatcaaaaatacTTAAATGGTCCCTAAAGAAGTTTGTTTTCTTCTTCAACTTTACCACATCCAATTCTTggtgatttttgtttttcttgccATATTGATTATGTAGTCCCCTACACTTCAATTTCCCTGTAATTCTCAACACTACAGACAAACTAGACAGGAACAGATTAAGCTTTTACCTTTTACATTACGACTGCCTCGACCCATGCCATATCCCGACATTCCCATTCCGGGATTGCCTCCCATGCCCATGTTACTACTGGCACCACCTGCCCCCATTCCAAAGCGGTTGTTTCTGTCATAGGGACCTGGTCGCTGCATTCCCCCTCCTGATCCCCCCATCAGTGGCCTTATCCGGGGGGTCTGTCCCATGGCATTCTGGGCCTCTTGCATGCcacttttaaagatttcaatGTACCTAAAATATTGAACAAATCAATTGGTATGTTTCTAAATTCCTCATGCCAATATTTACCATACTGCCATACACTCACTGATTTGGTATAtagagatgtacatgtatatctatacaAAACAAATACTATTCATTAGGGGAATACAAACATGAACAGAACAGAGGGTTTCACTTTATACAACAGTGGTTGCTTTTAGCCAAATACctttttcaataaatcaaattattaaagAAAAGTTTTGGCATCTgctttttacatttaatattcaaaattattatcGTTGTTTTAAAACCAGATAAGCACGTGTCGGAAGTTATCCATATATCACAAAATGCAACATATGCATGTCAGgcacagattaaaataaatatactcaatCTATACTGTAagttgtacaatgtacatgtatttctatacaAACAGTTCGTTTGATATGCTATTCACCTTCTAAAATCTTTGGAAAATCAACAAGGCACATAAAATGGAACCCTCTGTGTTGTACAGGAGAGCATGCTTATGTTTTATAACAACATATTCTACATGCATCAAAAGCTTTTTGTCCATTTTTCCATTAATTCCAAAGATAATATACTGACACATTAAATCTGTGACCTGTAGATAAATCTTAGTCAAGTTTCTGaattttcatcaaatcaatCTTACTATCGCAAACCCTCGTTTACTCATCACTCATTTCtgcttccaaaaaaaaaaaaaaacaataaaaagaaaatctgtAAGCTATAAATGTAACCAGGCTAGTGTGTTGCCGTGGAAACCCACCAAGCCCAGTGTTCTCACCTCCCAAACCAGCCAGCCAACCGACCTTCAAGTTTGTAGACCCGTCCTTAACTTCCATCCTACTTTGCTTGCTGTTCAGTTTCTTACAAGTAGCAATATAGCATCAAGGTTTACAAAATTCCAACAAAACCAAAAAGTTATCTCTTACAagttatcattctttgtttgGTTTTTAAATTAGTCCATTAATATCATGAgttttagatttaaatttatgagaaaaacattttaatgtacAATCTCTTTCCTTCTTGCTCTTactttcttcttttaaaaatgttttttcttcccccccttttttttttacttaaactcTAAATAAACTGACACAGCAAGCAAAGAGTTTGATATTTTTGGCTTAGTTACCACCAGAGTTTAACCAAGGAGATACTAATAAGTTGACCACGCCCCAAGAGGCCCTTTCCTCCCACCTGTGCCCAATTCTTTCCTTGTGTTTGGATAAAGCTTTTTCGGCTATCTCCTGTGATGCAAATTGGACGTATGCCTCCCCCGTGCTTCTCCCTTGTCGATCCTCTGGTAGCATTATCCCATTTGGTACAATCTCCAACCCTATAGCCCCCAGGCCCAATGAGAAACATGACATCAGCCACATATATTGCCACAATGTGTAGCAAGTCATTGCATTGCTCTCAGTCAGGGGAGGTTTGTCTCCATTTCGTTTACTCAAAAATCTGGAGTGATTGTAtgtgtaaattaaaagaaagaacagaagtacatttatttttcatactttATATACTTGTAACAAAAATCCTCCCCTAACTGTGTGGGATCTTGACAAATTCTCATTGTACAAGTAAAACTTACAAATCCCGAATTCTGTTTTCCCTGTGTATAAATTATTCTTCCTAATCCCTTCCATTTACCATTCATTAACCAATGACTTAAATCTATTCAATCATTTCATTTGTTGATTATCACTATCACAAATCTCTTGATCCTGATCTACATCAATGATCATTGGTACACAATAAATTTAAACTATATTTACTGCGGTATCTCAAATTTACTCTTTctctttccttttttcttttcttttttttaactttcatttCTTTTCAATATTGTTTTTGCTTCTGCGACaaacatagaataaaataaaacataaacataagAAAGATTTCCACAAACACGCTAATCATTATTATCTCACCTGTGAAAAATTGAGCAATTTCTTCTTTGGAACAACCAAACGGCAGTCCACGTAACCTGACCACAGCTTCACAGGATCCTGGCATTTGTCCAGGCCCTGCCCTTTTTATCACCCAATCCATTTCACTTTTCTTGGAGCGGAAAACTGAAAAGGCAAAACAAAAAGGGAATCAAGGTTAAACACAAATCTTCCATTAAAACTTGCTCCAAGAACTAGGAACACATTCCCAATACAAACCTTCAATATATCTGTTTCCCATGTGTTTATTATGACATTTCAGCCCTCTCTGCACATTGTCTTCATCTATCAACTCCACAAAGCATTCTCCACTCGGCCTTCCCTCTCGGGAAAATGTAAAATGGACTCCCTGTTCTCCATCTACTATCTCTACGTCTTCTGTAAAAGTCAAAGAAGTAAATATATTCTACTCTAATTTCCTGAGACGTAACATGCtgcaaattttacaaaaaattatatatttacagaaaagagaaaaaatcatCATCAATTTACCTCCGAAAAATTTGACAACTTCAGATTCTGTTGCTGACCATGGTAGTCCCCTCAATCTGACAACACAGCCATCTTCATCACCAATTCCTTGCTGAATAGggtaaacaaaaatacattgaaaagtgaaaaacatccaaaaactttaacagtgaaatttaattataaatataaagaatggATTTATAGTGAAGTGGGGCTTTTTGGAGGTTGTGGTTTAATATTTTCACTAAAATCACTATTCCTATCTGTATTCCTGGTCTCTCCTGCATGTCTCATACTGCGATTTTCTTACTAAAGGCAAAATTATATGTGTGTATGGatgtatgtataaattattataaagttttcaattgccatgttaaaaaaattagtttattttCGATTCAAGCACGgaagtaaaaaagaaatttcccaCAAAGAAGCCAATAAAATGGCGACGCCGCAAGGGGGAAAATTTATTAACGCAAGTGCAAGTAATCGGAGAATGTTAGGGAACAAACATTGAATGCCAATACACAGTATAAACATAACTatgtcaacaaaaaatatatcaaaacttGAAACTCACATATACCTCTTGTTTCATCATTTTTTGGCACTTCGAAGAACGCTTCTCCTCGTGTCGATAAAATTGGAGTTGGTCGGATACGGAACATAAATAAGTACGAATACCTTTTCGGACAAAAACGGATTAATGCAGAGAATTTAAATAgctttatgtatattttaattttattattatttctttttattattaccTATGAATTTCgtcgaactttttttttttgggggggggggggttgggagAGGacagaattgttttttttctaaatgtatTTAGTGTTTTAGAAAGAAAAGATATTTTCAAGCAGATCGATCATCCAAAAGTAGGCTATTTGAGCAGGCTCAGTACAGAAATGAAAACGATACGCACAATCCTATTAAAATCATTGATATAACTGATAATCAAATAAATGGCAGATTA
This portion of the Magallana gigas chromosome 7, xbMagGiga1.1, whole genome shotgun sequence genome encodes:
- the LOC105333001 gene encoding heterogeneous nuclear ribonucleoprotein H isoform X3 translates to MMKQEVYQGIGDEDGCVVRLRGLPWSATESEVVKFFGEDVEIVDGEQGVHFTFSREGRPSGECFVELIDEDNVQRGLKCHNKHMGNRYIEVFRSKKSEMDWVIKRAGPGQMPGSCEAVVRLRGLPFGCSKEEIAQFFTGLEIVPNGIMLPEDRQGRSTGEAYVQFASQEIAEKALSKHKERIGHRYIEIFKSGMQEAQNAMGQTPRIRPLMGGSGGGMQRPGPYDRNNRFGMGAGGASSNMGMGGNPGMGMSGYGMGRGSRNVKDDFDDFNGGYGPGPGFGSGGGGMNRRGPMGMRQQQQRGRMNMMGGEGGMGPGMGGRMGGGGGGGMGGGMGGSGMGGGNRQRGATPGSHYVSRTGHSVHMRGLPFQALESDIADFFSPLTPVRVEFEFAPNGRPTGEANVDFKTHSDAVEAMSRHKKNMQHRYIELFLNSTPTGRQNYGPGGGFNGGGVGNMGNMGGGYGDGEDFDESEDFEGGMNNFGGGMGNMGGGMGNMGGGMGNMGGGMGNMGGNMGNPNYTAF
- the LOC105333001 gene encoding heterogeneous nuclear ribonucleoprotein H isoform X1; amino-acid sequence: MMKQEVYQGIGDEDGCVVRLRGLPWSATESEVVKFFGEDVEIVDGEQGVHFTFSREGRPSGECFVELIDEDNVQRGLKCHNKHMGNRYIEVFRSKKSEMDWVIKRAGPGQMPGSCEAVVRLRGLPFGCSKEEIAQFFTGLEIVPNGIMLPEDRQGRSTGEAYVQFASQEIAEKALSKHKERIGHRYIEIFKSGMQEAQNAMGQTPRIRPLMGGSGGGMQRPGPYDRNNRFGMGAGGASSNMGMGGNPGMGMSGYGMGRGSRNVKGFFEDDFDDFNGGYGPGPGFGSGGGGMNRRGPMGMRQQQQRGRMNMMGGEGGMGPGMGGRMGGGGGGGMGGGMGGSGMGGGNRQRGATPGSHYVSRTGHSVHMRGLPFQALESDIADFFSPLTPVRVEFEFAPNGRPTGEANVDFKTHSDAVEAMSRHKKNMQHRYIELFLNSTPTGRQNYGPGGGFNGGGVGNMGNMGGGYGDGEDFDESEDFEGGMNNFGGGMGNMGGGMGNMGGGMGNMGGGMGNMGGNMGNPNYTAF
- the LOC105333001 gene encoding heterogeneous nuclear ribonucleoprotein H isoform X2, with protein sequence MMKQEQGIGDEDGCVVRLRGLPWSATESEVVKFFGEDVEIVDGEQGVHFTFSREGRPSGECFVELIDEDNVQRGLKCHNKHMGNRYIEVFRSKKSEMDWVIKRAGPGQMPGSCEAVVRLRGLPFGCSKEEIAQFFTGLEIVPNGIMLPEDRQGRSTGEAYVQFASQEIAEKALSKHKERIGHRYIEIFKSGMQEAQNAMGQTPRIRPLMGGSGGGMQRPGPYDRNNRFGMGAGGASSNMGMGGNPGMGMSGYGMGRGSRNVKGFFEDDFDDFNGGYGPGPGFGSGGGGMNRRGPMGMRQQQQRGRMNMMGGEGGMGPGMGGRMGGGGGGGMGGGMGGSGMGGGNRQRGATPGSHYVSRTGHSVHMRGLPFQALESDIADFFSPLTPVRVEFEFAPNGRPTGEANVDFKTHSDAVEAMSRHKKNMQHRYIELFLNSTPTGRQNYGPGGGFNGGGVGNMGNMGGGYGDGEDFDESEDFEGGMNNFGGGMGNMGGGMGNMGGGMGNMGGGMGNMGGNMGNPNYTAF